In Acinetobacter pittii, one genomic interval encodes:
- a CDS encoding AraC family transcriptional regulator, translating to MISLSQQMELNHYSRKAEFAQNLMSTICGEHRLDTIYKDNLDFHYDGMRLPNKKMAIGTISYGANVAINISNLKAYSISLPIQGRQALNIRGAHYQSDENRGLIVSNNDQQDLIIDKDCRKFQVVIPERSMQIVLADLLNKPIETPIIFNPEMHLDSEQLIGAWWKNIQNFLQLKSQYSNFYGLQMLSEDYENFVIKALLLSQENNYSKALKSLSHQDEPAYIRKVRNFIIEHAHEEICAEDLQRLAGVSKSKLYDEFQQYYGTSPMSYLKKYRLQQIYKILSTTGADKKVSISKLAYDWGFNHLSRFSQEYREEFGENPSETKGKIF from the coding sequence ATGATATCACTCAGCCAACAGATGGAACTCAATCATTATTCACGCAAAGCTGAATTTGCGCAGAATCTAATGTCCACAATTTGTGGTGAACACCGTCTAGACACAATTTACAAAGATAATCTCGATTTCCACTATGACGGAATGCGTTTGCCCAATAAAAAAATGGCAATCGGCACAATCAGTTATGGTGCAAATGTTGCCATCAACATCTCAAATTTAAAAGCTTATAGCATTAGTTTACCTATACAAGGGCGACAAGCTCTCAACATTCGTGGTGCACATTATCAATCTGATGAAAACAGAGGCCTAATTGTTTCAAATAATGATCAACAAGATCTGATTATCGATAAAGACTGTAGAAAATTTCAGGTGGTTATTCCTGAGCGAAGTATGCAGATTGTCCTTGCAGATTTACTGAATAAACCTATAGAAACGCCTATCATTTTTAACCCTGAAATGCACTTAGACTCTGAGCAACTGATTGGAGCGTGGTGGAAGAATATTCAGAATTTTTTACAGCTAAAATCGCAATATAGCAATTTTTATGGTTTGCAGATGTTATCTGAAGACTATGAAAATTTTGTAATTAAAGCCTTACTATTATCTCAAGAAAACAACTACTCTAAAGCTTTAAAGTCACTCTCACATCAAGATGAGCCAGCTTATATTCGAAAGGTTCGTAATTTTATTATTGAACATGCGCACGAAGAAATCTGTGCAGAAGACTTGCAGCGTTTGGCTGGGGTTTCAAAATCAAAATTGTATGATGAATTTCAACAATACTACGGCACTAGCCCAATGTCGTATTTGAAAAAATATCGTCTTCAACAAATTTACAAAATCTTGAGCACTACAGGAGCAGATAAAAAGGTTTCTATTTCAAAGCTTGCGTATGA